In Oryzias latipes chromosome 6, ASM223467v1, the sequence GGTAGGACGTCCTCTTCATCCTCGTGAGTTTTCCGTTTGGGCGGATTTTCTTTTGTCTACTCCTCATCTGTGCCGTTCCAGGAGAAGAGGAGCAGCATCGCTGGTTTGACATCAATTGGTGGGAAGGAGATCAAGGAGAAGAAGGTCTTCCTCAGCCTGGTGGGGGAAAAGGGCATGGGCATCAGCATCTCCAGCGGTCCCACCCAGAAACCTGGGATCTACATCAGCAACGTGAAGCCGGGCTCCCTCTCAGCTGAAGTCGGCCTGGAGGTGGTTTCACCAAAGCCTTCCGAGCTTCAATGAAGCCTCAAGCTGGAGGCACTGATGCTCTCCTGTCTGACTGCAGGCTGGAGACCAGATCGTGGAGGTGAACGGCGTGGACTTCACCGCTCTGGACCACAAAGAGGTGACTTGGATTGGATCCGCGTCCTCTGCGATGCTCGCTCCTCCATACATAATGTGGTGCTGCGTCTCCAAACCTGAAGTCTGGTCTTTTCGGGGTTTCAGGCCATCAAAGTCctgaagagcagcagaagtcTGACCATCACTGTCCTGACAGGAGCCGTAAGTACCAAGTGTGAGGAGACGAAGTACAAACTTTGATGTTTTCGCTGATCTCGTGTTTCTATCAATACTTATAAAAAAGTAACCGACTCCTTCTAAAGCAGCTCCCCCCGTGGAGGTGGGGCGGCTCCCTCTGTGAGGGCGTCCCTCTGTGTTGGTGGCCCTCTGTGGGGGCGCCCCTCTGTGTTGGTGGCCCTCTGCGGGGGCGTCCCTCAGCGGGGGCTTGTCTCCATAGGGGTGTCTCTCCATGGGGGCGTCCCTCCGTGAGGGTGGCCCTCTGTGGGGGCATCCCTCTGCGGGGGTGGCCCTCTGTGGGGGCGTCCCTCTGTGTTGGTGGCCCTCTAGGGGGGCATCCCTCTCATCAGGGGCTTCTCTCCATGGGAGTGTCCCTCCATGGGGACGTCCCTCTGTGTTGGTGTCCCTCTGCTGGGGGGTCCCTCAGCGGGGGCTTGTCTCCATAGGGGTGTCTCTCCATGGGGGCGTCCCTCCGTGAGGGTGGCCCTTTGTGGGGGCATCCCTCTGCGGGGGTGGCCCTCTGTGGGGGCATCCCTCTGTGTTGGTGGCCCTCTAGGGGGGCATGCCTCTCATCAGGGGCTTCTCTCCATGGGAGTGTCCCTCCGTGAGGGTGGCCCTTTGTGGGGGCGTCCCTCCGTGAGGGTGGCCCTTTGTGGGGGCATCCCTCTGCGGGGGTGGCCCTCTGTGGGGGCGTCCCTCTGTGTTGGTGGCCCTCTAGGGGGGCATGCCTCTCATCAGGGGCTTCTCTCCATGGGAGTGTCCCTCCATGAGGGTGGCCCTCTGTGGGGGCGTCCCTCCGTGGGGGTGGCCCTTTGTGGGGGCATCCCTCTGCGGGGGTGGCCCTCTGTGGGGGCGTCCCTCTGTGTTGGTGGCCCTCTAGGGGGGCATCCCTCTCATCAGGGGCTTCTCTCCATGGGAGTGTCCCTCCATGGGGGCGTCCCTCTGTGTTGGTGTCCCTCTGCAGGGATGTCCCTCTGTGGGGGCGTCCCTCTGTGTTGGTGGCCCTCTGGGGGGGCATCCCTCTCTGCGGGGGCTTCTCTCCATGGGAGTGTCCCTCCATGAGGGTGTCCCTCTGTGGGGGTGGCCCTCTGTGGGGGCGTCCCTCTGTGTCGGTGTCCCTCTGTggggacatctgctgctttccAACAAAGGAAGGTTTTTTTCCAGGTGAATTTATGTGTGTTACTAAATATTTGATattcatataaaatacaattttttttgttttctatcatATACTTTTTTCTGAGTTTGTCTTTAAGTTCATGAAATTGTGGGTTTTCAGTGGTTTTCTGTTTCCTAGTGAAAATATTGTGCTCATTTATCCTCATATCATTTAAGGTGAAATAAAGTATTTCAACAACAGAATAACTTTAGTAGAAATCCAGCAGAAACATCTGCAGCACATGAGCAGAACTGAGTCAgaattcagtgttttttttctccaacgtGAACAGATGGGATTTCCTGCACTGCTGCTTTCCTCTCATGTTCACTGACTGTTCTCCTGAACTCGATCCCGTGGTGCGGTGGCTTCCTGTGGTCCAGCTTTCAGTTCTTCTGCAGGACTGACGgttcctgctgctcctcttcccTCCTCAGCCTTGTCATGCAGGCAGGGGGGGTCCATGTGATGAGTGACGGCGCTGAATGCAGACATTAATCAGTGTGACTCGTTTGGGCTGATGTTGAGGTGATTGCAGAGCGAGGCGGCGGCACTCTTCATGCTCTGCATTCTGATGTTTGTTCAAAGCCGCGGGTTTGATGACGGTTCTGGACTGTTGGTCCACAATCAGACGAAAGTGAACCTTTTATGTCATCCCTGCAGGGAGGCACTTGGGATTTCTGCCGAACTATTGTGGGATGAGGAGAATTTTCCGTGTTTTGGTTTGATATTGAAGCTGAGAGTTCTTCATCACATTTCGGATCATCTTTCCACTGTAAATAACAGACACTTCACTCCTTAGTGCAGCAGTTTTTATTACACTTTTAATAAAGATCTGACAGAGGTGACCAAAGTCCTCCTTCtgttcctgccccccccccccccccccccccccccacattgtCCCTCACTGCCTTCTCCTGCTGGTGTCTCTCTCAGGGCAGCGAGCTGTTCATGACGACTGAGGAGCGCCTGGCGGCGGAGGCGCGCCGGGAGCTGCAGAGGCAGGAGCTGATGCAGCAGAAGAGGACGGCGATGGAGACCAACAAGATCAttaaagagcagcaggagaaggagAGGCAGTGAGTAATGAGGACACCAGCCGGGACGTTCGGGACTCGTTTCCAGACCTGCTCGCTTTAGGCTCTGCAGATCACAACATGTTTGAAGGAACGGATGAAACCTGCAGTTACAACCAAACCAAACTCATGAGCCTCCTGGTTTCCAAGCCTTTCTTGCAGCAGACATATTGATTTATTGACCTTTTAGCTGCTGAATGAACTCCCATACCTTCATTATTTAGTGCTTGAAGAGACCCAGCTGATCTGTTGAAAGGAtgattttaatgatttgtgtcagcagcatttttgtgtttggttgGAAAGCTGATGTGTTTTCTCTCCAACATTTTGGTGAAATCAGGCGGTTTTGGAACAGGAACTGCTCTGTTCTGTCACTTCGCTTTTAGTTGCTTTATAATTTTTAAGAATAAGGATTTTGtgaggaaacaggaaaacaaaaaaaggtcatcCTACCTTCTGTTATTCACCACAATTTATAATTTACCGGTAAATCAAATCACTCAGTTCAGGTCTCAAATACAGTCAGTGGAAGTAACAAGAACAACTTCCActtcagcaaaaacaaactgcatccaccgCTGCCTGGCATAAAAAACCTTTGGGAAGAAGAATTGAGCCTGGGATCCTCTGAAGCCACAAGCAGCTTTCTTGAAGATCTTGTTTGATGAAAGAACTTCTTGAAAGTCAGCTCTTTTTTACGTCTGCAGTGCATGAAACATGAAATGAGGCTTGTGTGTTTCACAGGAGAAAAATGGAGATCGCTCAGAAaactgcagaggaggaggacagatACAAAAGGGAGATGGAAAAGtatgcaaacatttgtttctaaaGTCTGAAATGCAATTAGACGTGACACTCTGAACCATCTCCTCCACCTCTAAAGGATTGAGGCTTCAGAGAAGAAGCATAACAGAGACTGGCAGGAGGACTGGGGAACCCAGGACCGGCCGAAGAGTCCAAGGACCCCCTCACCTGCCCCACCGGGGATCAAAACCACCCCGTCTCCAAAAGCCCGGAGTTCTCGTATGAGCAGACTCTTCTCTCTAAAAATGCATGAACCCTTTTCCTTCGGGACTTTTCCGTGACTTTTGTCCCGTCTTTTCTCTGTGCATGCTCTGTTCCTCACCTGCTGTGTGCTGTGCTGTTTTACCACCTCCTCTCCACGCTGATGAAGCCACCTTCacagatgaagatgaggagaaTGAGCACGTGAGTCTGCACATGAAACTGCGCAGCCGCAGCAGCCATAGACGGATGTTTGTGCACAGAGACCAGCGTTGGGTTTCCTTTGACAACCaaaatgctgcttcatggttaaACGTTTGTCCTGCTCCTGTTGGTCAGAGACGAGCAGCAGctgatgtttgttttggtttaggGTGAGAAGCTGCTGTGGACAGAAACGTGCTGCAGATGGTCTGCAGACGTGCAGCAGACGTACCGCAGACGTGCTGCAGACATGCTGCATAAGGTCTGCAGACATACAGCAGATGTGCTGCAGACGTTCTGCAGACAGGCGGTGGCTGGTCTGCAAGGTCTTTctttaaaaaggaagaaactgTGTGATGTTTGAACCTGCAGGTTCTTGGATtttaacttgaaatgtgactCTTTCTCATCTCCATCCGTAGCGTTTGGCTGGTTTTATCGCTATGAGGGGAAACTTCCATCACTCCGTAAGGTATTTTCAGCAGTTTGCAGTGTGTGAGAGGGACCAGAAACCTCTAGACGATTAGGAAGACGTCAGTCCCAGTATCTCCCAGTTGGTGCATGCCATGCTGTGTGATTTGCGTTGTTCATTTATCGGCGTTTTACTTGCATTGGTTGACGGTGCACCTCAGaaaggagagaagaagaagaaaaagaagaagaaggtgtCCAACACCGACACGctgcaggagcagaagaagaacAAGAAGGAGATGGAGTTTGAGCTGAAACTCGCCAAAGAGAAAGAGGAGATGTACGAACgagaaaaacagctgaagaTCAATCGGCTGGTCCAGGAGGTACGAGAACACCTGGAGTGGGCGGACGTAAAAACGAAGCGAACATTTGTGTGGGTGGAGCCGTCTGGTTGTTGTGAGAAGCTGAGACGGTGTCACTCTTTGGCCGCCGGGCCTCACCTCCATCCCAGGTTTCAGAGACGGAGagggaggacatggaggagtcGGAGAAAGTGCAGCACTGGGTGGAGCGTCTGTGTCAGACCCGGCTGGAGCAGATCTCCTGTGTGGAGAACGAGTCATCGGAGGTAAAGACGGAGGTCCGTCCAGGTCCGAGTGAATGCGCTCAGAACTGTAAGAAAAACCTTCATGAAagctcaaaagaagaaaaaccccaaaaccaACAGGACCTGGCTGCAGGTGCATTCAGGGACTGCGTGGAAAACGGCGCTCTTCGTTTTCCACGCAGTCCCTGAATGAGGTGTTCTCGTACCTCCTGCAGCTGCGGGGcgtgatggtgatgatggtacTTCACATGTTTGGCTTAAAGATGTTCTGCAGCAGAAGATCTGAAGGAGTTTAAACGCAGGTCTACTggtggtctgtgtgtgtgtgtgtgtgtgtggggggggggtattgaTCAGGAAGTATTGATCCGTTTAGTGAGGTTCGTTGTTCTTGATGAGGTTCTGCTGTGACCCAAAGCTCTCCTCGCCGCGCTCTCCCGCCTCCGAGCCGAAGGTGAAGCGCTTCGCTGGGGGCCTCCACCTGGCCACCACCGACCTGGATGACATCAACCTGGACCAGGTGGACCAGAGCCTGAGGGGCCCCTTAAAAAAATTGGCCCCCACTCATCCTGGCACCAGCCAGCTGCCCCCTCCGCTGCCCCGCCCCCCGCCGTCACCGAAGCTGAACCCGACCGCCCCCACCCACCCTCCCAGCGCGTCCCGACTGGCTCCGCAGCGCCACAGACCCCCGTCTCCCCCCGCCGCCGTGAAGCCCGCCTCCGGCCCTTCAGCTGCCACTCACAGGGGGCGCATGCCCCGCCCCCAGCCGTCACGGCCCCCATCCTCCCACTACCCTCCCCCCTCCCAGACAGCATGGCCTCCGTCGTCTCCTCAGCCCTCACgccctcctccacctccacccccgCCGCCCCCTccgcccccaccaccccctcccCCACAGCATGCAGAGGTCCCCCACGGTGGTTACCGCCATCAACACCATCACCTCCAGCATCCTCCCAGTCCTCCAGAGCACAGGAGCGAGTGGGAGACAGGCGGTTATCTCCCCAGGGGGGGGCTTTACTCCTCCAACACCAGTGAAATGTCCTACCCCCCCAGCCCTAAGGTCAGACTTCTGCATGGCTTTGGTTCTGTGGTCTCGTTTCTCCTCGTAGCGGCTTTCTGCTGTGAATTTGATGCACAAATCCAAGCAGTGACTTTTGACGTGACTTTGCTGGGGaggcagcccccccaccccccagcctGAGTGTGCTTTGTtctggtgggtgggtggggtttAAAGAAGCGCATGTCGTGTGGCGTTGGAGtgttttcagcagcagtgatgctGTGGCATTTGCTGTgccgtgggggggggggcttaaacTCTGCTCTGCTGGGGTGCAGGTGATGAGAAACACCTCCCACGCCAGCCGCGTTTCCACTTCAAGCAGCATGCTGGTGAGTCTCGTCTGGTGAAGACGGCGTCCGTCTTTTGGCGTCAAACGTTTAAGCTttgcttattttaatttttttctctgggGGGGGGTAAACCTGATAGCAGCTGGCCCCCAGCCCTCCCAACCAGAGGCGACAGGTGACTCCTGTAATGTCAAAGCCCGTCATGCTGCCGCAGTCGCAGACTCACCGACCAGAGCCGCACAGATCCGCCCACCGCCCTGACGGCCTGGTAAGAGACACACAGTTAAGCCC encodes:
- the LOC111947554 gene encoding harmonin-like, with the protein product MLCDLRCSFIGVLLALVDGAPQKGEKKKKKKKKVSNTDTLQEQKKNKKEMEFELKLAKEKEEMYEREKQLKINRLVQEVSETEREDMEESEKVQHWVERLCQTRLEQISCVENESSELSSPRSPASEPKVKRFAGGLHLATTDLDDINLDQVDQSLRGPLKKLAPTHPGTSQLPPPLPRPPPSPKLNPTAPTHPPSASRLAPQRHRPPSPPAAVKPASGPSAATHRGRMPRPQPSRPPSSHYPPPSQTAWPPSSPQPSRPPPPPPPPPPPPPPPPPPQHAEVPHGGYRHQHHHLQHPPSPPEHRSEWETGGYLPRGGLYSSNTSEMSYPPSPKVRLLHGFGSVVSFLLVAAFCCEFDAQIQAVTFDVTLLGRQPPHPPA